caacGTTCGGGAGGATTGGAAACACGTCTTTAAAAGTGTACATACTTCCTCCGgagacaaatataaaaaaaaacacttcaaattttagacacaaatataagcaaaagtcaactacttttaaactaattaatactactatttataatatactcttatttaatcatttttacacttatttcacttttcaaaagtttatgtgatttccaAGGCATAAATCACTAGGTATTTCTTGTTTCaatgaaattgttttttttttaacataaaatttaaaagggtAATTGATCTAACCTGTTGATCAGAATAGGTGATGGTCAGTCTGTTGAGCAGCAATTCGTCCACCGaagggggttgtacctgcaggcactctgATGCTTAAGTCAGCAAGAGAATGAGAAAGATACTAGAGAAAAGAGAGTGTAAAGAATTGAATATCTGGCTCTCATGCATatgagagcttatatagttggCCCtggcgctgggccaaaggttggtctaatGGGCTGGAATGAACCGGCCCAAttgactcaactgccaagataatTCATGTATCGTAAGGGAGACAGTTACTTGCTCATATCTTGGTTGGAGTCGTTTCACTATATGTGGGTAATGGATAAGCTCCCTGACTGAAGAGACGGTTGGATAGCTGAGCACGTGCTTATCGTGTTGTGAAGTCGTTATGCTGGGGAGGCCACGTCATGTGCTGACGTGGTCGGGGAGGCCTCCTCTTATTGGGTTGTTCCCCAAACTCCGGGCAGGACGGTAATTGGGTCAGTTCTTGGCCCAATCCAgaacaataatataataaacttaacccatattttacattaaatcaaaaaaattaactatacttaactaaatttcttaaacaccgcataaacaattatttttttttatatttgtgtgGTGTATATATTAGTAACATGTTCTTTCACTGTTTACCCTCCCGTTATATGAAAATGAGCATTGATAGTTCAATTCAAAGTTTGGTTCGGTGATATTCCAAGTAATGTTTTGGTCAGAATTCTCACTCATTCTTTCAAAACGGAGTAGTCCTTATTTAAAGCTAATTAACAAATCAACAATTAATGAAAAGTTGTTATAttcattatcaacaaaaaaagtgGTTCTTTTGTGTAAAAAATAGAAGTGGTCCTTCATCACTACTCACTAGTGCTGTCACTTGCTGGGGAGGTGGTAACCAcaaaagaaatagaagaaaaatcaACATCAAAAaggcaaaaaaagaaaagaaaaaaaattgtactgtACAAGCTACATACGTGTCACACATAATAGATAACAAATActactaatatttttaaaaatatttattttttatgaaaaaaaaaattaagatgaaGGGATGTTctctcaaatttaaatttttttatgtctttttatataaTATGATTTAGGGTCGGTTCTAACATCAAGTGATTTTAACTTTTTCCGATCGTAGTTGGTAATCAAACTGTAATCCTTCTTATCAAGTCTAATATCAATCATTACTGGATCAACTAACAATTGATTATTAGATCAAACTTTTATACTAGTCATTCAAATAATGTTTAATACagtgtttaattttaattgtattcTTAACTAGCATCCAGAAAATATTGGTTAGCATAATCTTTAATACTATATGAATATGATGGCTAATTCTAGTGTGCCTATATaattaaggagaatgttaacatgtgcccttaaggcatatgttaaggaagcaaaaatagaaattattaaatgctaatttgtgcattttgacttttgaagcattaaatttcttgtatcattaaatgttgaatttctattttggtatatcttaacatgtgccctaagggcacatgttaacaagaccctataattaattataattggCCAGTACTTATATTCATTTTAATTGCTTTTTGCTCTTGGGCTTGCTCTGTAATATGTGTGCCAGGGAAAGACACGAAAGAGATCATACCATAATAATATGCTTTTATGGCTTTATTTTTCTGTAATTATAGTAGAGGAACGAATATAGTAGACCGTTAACTTTTTCCACGATCAATGACAATGTCAGGTTCAGAGATTAGACGCTGTAATTATCAGTTTGACTTTTATAGAGAGCACAGTACTGATCCTTCTGATCCAGAATGAGTGATTTAATTgactgtttttttatttttaagtggtCTGATGACTAGAAAAATTACTTTAAATGTGAATAAATGAAGTTTTTGAATTCGAACCCAGGTTCCTGCACATATATTGTAATTttcctaccaattgagttaaactCAAGCTCACGGGGACTCAATTGACTGCTTTACGCATcataatacataattttgacgattaatatttttaattgtatcatagtaaaaattattataacaatttaatattttaaaaatactcatcgaaaTCAATCCAATGAtatcttatatactaatatttgtttttatttatggaaaaatagaaaaatatgattaaagcaaaatatataaatattacataTAGTCAAACTTACTTGGTCACTTTGGGACGAAGAGAGTACCGGTAATTAAATAAAGGGATAGTATGTCATTGTATCcataaaaaactaataattatagTTACCTTGATATTAGTACAAATTTTTATGTCTTTAACTATAATTAATctctttaataaaataaaaaaactataaaaattaatctctctcAGGAGAATTTATAAAGCATATAATATGAATTTTCATATTTCAGCTAAATTTTCTTCGTATATATGAGCTAAAGATCATTTATCatatatgaaaattattttttataaatgaaatatttaaagaGTGACATGAAGACactcatttttttatgaaacagACATGAAGACACTCATTGGTAgtttttaataaacaaaaaaaattaaattttataattttaaaatattgaatatacattttaaaaaagaatattttatttattgattctttAACAAGTTCTCGAGCAAATTCTATAAAacagaaataataataataataataataataataataataataataatattctagGGCTCTTATCATTTAATTTTGGGCGGACTTTGATGAAATGAAGCAATGGGTTTTGTCGGTTGATTAATAAATTCCAAATGAATGTCAAAGAATTGGAACGATGGTCAATCACGAGTATCGATGCATGTTAACAACGATTTTGTCAAAGCTTGGAGGAATCAATCACCCCGCACGTGAGGATAACAATTCATCAATGTATGCGGTTTGAGGGCCAACTCCGTGGATGGGGTGGTAAAACGGGTCGGATCTGTTGAACCGGTCTAATTAAACTTCGTACATGTCAGTTATTAAGCGGTAGCTCAAATTGGTTAGAAATGTTCGGAGATTGAATAATGCTTAATATAGATGAGCTAGCAGGAGTAACATCTCAGCTGAGTGCAGGGGATTGATTCGAAACGCCCATGGCCAATGGTTCGAGGGTTTCTCACATCATATAGGATGGTGCAATGCCTAAAGAGTTGTGGGGAGCTTTTGATGTCTCAAAATTGCTTATGAAAGAGAGTTTAAACAAATTGAGTTGCATAGTGATTCTAATGTTGTGGCTCAAACGTACGCTACAAAGCGACAAAAACGGCAGTGTTGTTGATGGAGACTCATCCAAGAGATTAGAGTGTTTCTTGCTATGTATGAGCAATGACCCGTGAGTCTGAGCTCATTGTTATTAGTTGATGTTACGTGGATAACTACTCCTAGAATCATCTATTTgtagtttcttttttcttgGGTCTTGACCCCTTTTGcatccaaaataataataattagattttaagttgtttaatggtttttttttagtGGTATTGACTTTAGTCCAGTCCAAAACTATTACATTGAAAAAATGTTGTGTTTAGTTCttattataaatcaaatacatcaattatttaatataaaaaatggaaatttacttataatagtgCTAAATAAGATTGGTCAATCCTTGATATTTGTGTGATGCAAAACTTACCTACTCAATTGtttgcaaaataaaatttttttctcatttttgtgtgtgaatttatgataattttaccATTTAGTCTATTTTGCCTACTCATCCATTTTTCCTTTGTTTAgttaatatgtattttttttgttaaaccaCCAACCCCATCCCACCCTCCCCCCTATATTAAAACCTACACTTGTCTCCTTGAATAAAACTTGActttaatataattaaacttgtaagacatatattttaatattctttttattcaCATCATTAACATGTATTTCTAAAAAATCTTAGGTATATATTAGTATCACCtgaaaattcatattcatttgTATACAAtatcagacatttttttttgtttacatacCAGACATAGTTTTTTGAAAGATTCACCATTGAAAAGAAATTTGTCGCGCAGTTTATTATTTGactttcttttatttatgtgtaattatcttcttttttttttgacaaaacttatgtgtaattatcttaaaAACATATAGAAGAAAATATGTCGAAATAATTCAATTGGTTTGTAAATAACATAGGGTACACCTAATAATTCTTTATAGCCAAGGAATGAGTAAATGTTTGTACACAATCTCTCTTTGGTCAATGCCCTAGAGATTATCCCATCCCAATATAACAATGCTTAATTAATGGGATTAAGGACCAATATACTATCTCTTTGGTTTGTAAATAACATAGGGTACACCTAATAATTCTATATAGCCAAGGGATGAGTAAATGTTTGTACACAACAAGTACTATCTCTTTGGTCAATGCCCTAGAGTTTATCCTCATCCTCATATAACAATGCTTAATTAATGGGATTAAGGACCTTGTATACCTAAAAGTTGATTTATCCTTGATCCTTGATTATATATACCTAACCAATGCTAATGATGCTATCAAGCCCTAGATTTTGTAAGCATTTTCTAATAGCCACaatcaaaaatcaaatcttCCCGTTTATGCATTGTTTGGGTCATTAACTATTGATTGCTAGCcacctttatttattttatttttttggtacatattgcTAGCCACCTTTATAATTTGACTAATCAGTTGTGGAACTTGAAAACAAATTCCATTGTTCAATTATTATTCAATTGTAATTATTCCCCACTCGCTCATTCTAGGGTGGCTATATATGCATATATTGTTTACATTATTGAGTGGTGTTATTTGAATGCAAGGATTCTCCAATGATTATTAGCTCTTTTATGTGTTAGAATCGAATCTTGGAAGACCCACATCATTGGTATTAGGGTTAAGCTTTTTCTATAGTTTCTTAAATAATCTACGATATAAAATGAATAGTGATACTAATCATCTATCCACCgctttatatatttaattatttgattgatCATATCCAATAATTTATAGCTTGTTACATGTGTTGATTGGTAAGGTAAGGTTGGTAAATCAgcaccaaaaaagaaaaagtaaagaGAATGGAGGGGTGTGGTGTGGTGTGGGGAAGGAGGGAAAGTTTGGTGACAAATGCCAGGTGAAGTTTTCTGACTATTGTGAACAAAAATAGATATTTAGTTAACTAAATGGACACATTATAAAGATTGCAAATAATCTTATTTTAGATTAAATTTCTTGAATGTCCTACAGGTCGTGTATCTTGTGGAAGAGGAAAAAGTGAGCCTAGCTAGTGCAGAATTGGGACATAAATCGGTTCCACCATATTAAATTTGTACCAATCTTGTGCTTTCATCTGTGTGTCATTGCATTAACATGGATGACAAAAAACCTAAGTACGAAAATATCTTGAATGGAaacaaccacaaaaaaaaaaaaaaaaaaaaatacattggtATCACGATGAATACGTCAGAATCATGGTGATCCACCCCATTTTTccaaaaattacattttatagTTTCCATAAAATTATGGTGGATCACCATAATTTACACTTAGTTTACACTTTAgatttacttttcttaatagaTGTTTGGATGTATATTCTTGTACGGTGAATTCAACACTAAATTTGtgacttaaaataaattttggagGGGAAATTTCAAACCTCAACTTCAAGTTAGAATAGATTCTTTGTGTGTttttaaatgaatgaatttaacaagataatataattttatagagTGATCCAAATTCTTCGATGTAAATTACTTTTTATCATTTTCGTCTTTAAATTACAAATGTTAGATAATTTagtctcttatatttttttcgTCTTATTTTTATACTTTAAGTTATGAATGTTGAAAGTTATTGATTGATGTTATCCATTCGATAAGACAGAGCAATTTAGAATTTAGTTTAATGGTTAACGACATTATTCTTCTTACGTCATCTTCTtatgtaaactttgaggttaagtttgttaggagacaagcaaatttggttgctcatacttttgctagggcggccaatgtttgggctagtttccatagattttagattattcccttatgtattgaacatttattagttaatgatatgatttaagtttgtttggttaaaaaaaaagttatgaatGTTGAACACTTTAGTTctttaaaattacaaatattataatattttgatcTCTAATAGGAGACTAAATTGTcacaattttataatttaaaaaattatgacttagggaccaaaatgaaatgaattttttttaataactaaattatataatatttgtaACTTAAAGGACCaacatcaaacaaaaaaaacttaagggAGCAAAGTGAAACTTAAAATTAACTTGAGAGAACAAAAGTgtaattaagtaaaaaaaataataaccaaGCACAATGATTTTtgtatatttcaatttttgcatcataatccatattttttaagATTTGCACTTTAGtctcaattttcaaaatttgtagATTGGTCCCTCAActttctaaaattttaatttaaccatttcaaaaatattttatgtttaaccactttctttttatatttacacTTTTACCTCAAATTGTTCTATGATTAGAGATGGCGGAAATGCATCTcaattatattgattttgtttttcattaaaaataaataaataaataaactcttgattttttatttttttttggtagaactctcttgatttttttattccaCGTATCTTTCAAAAACTGTGTTGATTTTAGCATGTTTCCTTTGAAGGATGTAATCTTGATCAATAAATATGAACATCTTTCCCTGGTAATTTGAACATTGATATACCGCATCGTAAAAGACTAGCCCTTTTCGTTAGATCTAATCTCaattgttttaactttattgAATCATcaaaaggaatttttttttttctaccccaacaatcttcattctaccccaacatatttttcaaaatacccaatatacccttataaaaattaatatattttaaattttttttttttgtcgtattatactgttctggtagaattttcatcctctcaaaaaactgttccggtaagGTTTTATCTTTACCGGTATGTTAACTTTACCgatacactttttaaaaagtgttccggtatattaatattaccggtacactttttaaaaagtgttccggtatggaTCTGTGATGATGTTCTGAGAAAATAGTGAGAAACCACCGAGCTGTCACTTCACATAAATAGTGAGTCATGTATGTCaacaatatataataactaCCAACTATTAAACCAAAGATCATTACTTCTAAACACCAAAACATATCAAAAACAGAGTTACtctgttttctttttgtgaacAACTTCTTTCTCTTGATTTACTCATCCAACAACATCATGAAGAGCTTCTCAAAGAAcaaattctttcattgttttcGCCCTGTTGTTGATATAGATGCCATGCTTGAATCCAAAGTTGCAGCTCATTGCTCAGAGAGCTGGTTCATGCAGCACCCTAAGAAACGTACAGTTTCAAAGTTGATCAAAGCTGTCATATTGGAAACCATGTTGATAAGtcttttacataatttttttttagttgaacCCATTAATGCGCGCCTTTTATTGTAGTTGTGATCCTGTTGTAGAGACATCTGTGACTATTATATTGCAGAATAGAGActaatttgattttaattgttttttttcagAATAAAAGAGCTCGACGTCAAAATTGTTACGGCCTTGATTGTTTTGGTGGGTCAAAGAATAATTGTTCGACACATAAAAAAGAATCGAAAGCCTCTCCACCATCTTTGTCAACATTATGTACACAAAGTTCATCTTTTTATGTGAAGTGACAGCTCGGTGGTTTCTCACTATTTTCTCAGAACATCATGCCATAtccataccggaacactttttaaaaagtgtaccggtaataTTAATATACcggaacattttttaaaaagtgtatcGGTAAAGTTAACATACCGGTAAAGATAAAACcttaccggaacagtttttTGGGAGGATGAAAATTCTACCAGAACAgtataatatgacaaaaaaaaaatttaaaatatattaatttttataagggtatattgggtattttaaaaaatatgttggggtagaatgaagattgttggggtagaaaaaaagtTTTTCCATCAAAAGACATGCCAATAAATTTTGGGTTTGAGTAAGAATTACACGAAATATTGATGATTTCTGTTACCACCCTCCATATTTCTTTTCTCACTCGAAAACATTTTCCGAAGTTTTTcgagtaagaaaaaaaatttaggggGGAAGAAGAGAAACTTTCCGAAATATTTTGCACCATGTTACTATTTATTGTGCAAACAATAACAAGCCCACTAGAAAACTACTAGTTTCTAGAAAACAATTTCGTTCGGATGCATCATTCAATGATTATACTTTCACTTCTAtcaaaaattagattttatccCTTGTAAAATGATTTTACTTGCAGCTATTTTCTACCAAACACTCCTTATTCCAAAAGTTAGCCGCCTAACAATGAGAAGAATACCACCAATGGAGCACTTTGGTGGAATAGATTCACTAATGCAATAATTTGTTATGAAGTATTGATATGTGATGCCAACCATCACTTTCCATATTCTCTAAACAGTGTAATCAAATATTAGATATGGAATTCAAGCTCTGCATTATCTCTGCTTTATTAGCTTTAACACGTAGCTTTTCACACAATTACTAACAGGTTTTCTTATTGTacctttcatttttttagaGCACATCAACATTCTATTTTACGATCTTCAGGCCATCCAAACTCCTCCAAGAATGCCAACACAACTCCATTCGACCAGCCAAAACCAGTCTGCATTGCAGTACAACCAGTCAGATTCATGTTGAAAGCGATATCATATATGAAGCATACGCTGAAACTGACAGTGAttagaaaaatgaaagaaattgaatgtaactacatagaatatcatttatttatttatttatttatttatttatttattcttcctTTGAAATAAGAATACTGGTAATAAATCTATTGAAAATATACCCAGCTAATTTATCCCAGTCACACAAGTCACAACGTTTTCAAATGTTTCCCTAGACCAAAAATTACAATGATAGAGTATAGCCATAGTCATACCTGAGGTACGTATTCCCCCCCACCTCCGAATTCTCCACAATGCTCCACGTCAAACTTTTCGTGCATTACATCTGTTTTCTTGTAAACAATATAGTTGGTAGTGATCCATCTGATGGCAATTTCCTCAGCCAATGACCTTGCTTCTTCCAACCCTGATTTTACCAGACCTTCAACTAACATGTGTTGAAGTGGAGCCCAACCATTTGGAAAATCCCTATTGCAAGTTTCATAAGAGTCATTAAAGTATGAAGATTAAGTAAAATATTTTACCTCTAATTCTAAATAGCTTATTACTTACCACTGCTGTCCTGAATCACTCAGAGAAGTTGCAATTCCAGCAGCACGAAGCAGTCCAGAAGTTTTGAGACTTTTGAGAACATTACCCACAAGGGAAGCAtcttgataaatataaaacacaATAATCATCAACACAAGGTAAAGTCATTGCATAAAGGCTATATACATTATATGTATTCGATTTCTGTTTGTGGTGTATGTTTGGTATGAAGCAAAAAAATTGAGGTGGAAATATGCAAAAAGACATTCTCTATTCCTCTATGTGCATTCAAAAGGAATTTCTTCATATTATAAATCAATGAATGACTCAATGAAAAGTAAACTAATCTTACACCATTAAATAGGAAATCACTAACATTTATATCCAATAACTGACGTGTTCAACATTTAGAAATGTTCTGGAAGAGATTAGATATGCATGTAGAATTTGTATACCTAATCAACAGTTTAATCTAGAACCGACATTTCTCCAATATTATGCATATAACCTTAAGGAAATTGTTGACATTTCTACATATACTAATCTCAAATTATTTAGCATTCTCTCCAGATGTTTAAAGACCAACTATTTGATTTACATACTTATTAATCTACagttaaattaaatctaaactGTGGCATACAAGATGAAATAGTAACTGgttaacttataagttataattgtcaacaaaaaaaaaaacttataagttataattgaATAGTCATTCCGAAGACAGTCGCGGTGTATAATAAATCATGGATGGAATGATTATATGTCTTACACTTCTATTTGATCCTAAGTTCCTAATTTTCAATAGACGCACATTCAAGGAAACTCcgcgattttttattttattttttttcagaaGAAAAATAACCATCAGGATTGCTGATTAGAGAAATAGCACAATTGCAACAACCAGTCATGCACTTAACTTAATTGCCACCAGAGTTAATGTGGATATATTAACAAGAGGAGTACCTGAGTAAAATGGCTTCATCCACAAAGGAACAAAATTGGAAGCAAATACATTTTGATTCTGGTGCAGAGTATCCCAATTATGAACCTTCTAGAATATTCAAAAAAGACAGTTAGCAGGTCTGCCGAAGGCTAAGACAGCTCCCCATATGGTATATTTATACGAGTAGCACTTGAAAATACCTCATGTGTATTATTGCTGAGCCAGGAATCAAGCCATTGTTTCATGTTTGCATTCCAGAAAACAGAGTTAATTGCCTCCTTTCTCACATCAGAAATTTGCTGGAAGTGTTTGGCAATGCTATGATCTCCAGTAACATTTGCAAAGAAGGCAATGTTAAGTTCCATCTGAATCAATGAGTATTTCATAATTTAATCAGGTTACAGAAAAGTTATTTCGGGTCTTCTTTTACTCTGCGGTCTGAGACTTACCCCGAGTATAAATGCATTTAAATCAACAGGTATCACTGACGTTGTAGACAATGTTGTGAAGTTGGGAGGGTGTCTGCATCAAAATATGATTTGATTTCTTAGTATCATAAGTAATGTTGATTACTTAAAAAAGCAACATGTTCGAAATAAGCTGAAGTGTGTACTAAGAAAAGTGAGCATTTGATTGTGCTGTGCTTATGCTAGGCAGTCTAATAAACAGTGAGTTGACACAGCTGCATTTCAGTGTCTACACACACATTTATATGGCTTGTATATAAAGTAGTACCTCATCCATCTTGTGCTGAAATCCCATCCTGATTCAGCTGCTGATGCTAGTTCACggtaaaattgttgtttttcagAAACAGATGTAAACTTGGAAGCAGATGCCTTGTCCTAAGGCATGGAATTACCCAAAATTGTAGATTAAATGTCATTTCATTTATACCACTGTTATTAACATACCACACACACCATTATGGACGACTCCGGTCTGGGTTTGTTCCACCTTGCGTAATAGCGATTCAAGGTGTGAGTGCAACCTTGAGCATCCGAAACAGTCACTTTATGTATATCTATAATTAGACGTTAAAAGATCAAACAATCAACAAGGACAACTTAAGAGGTAGGTATATTCAAGCATCATCCAACCATAGATAATAAACTCTCAAATGATATAGGGATAATACCTGAGTTCCAAAACTCATGCTCTTTTAGTAGTGCAGGTAGAGATCTTTTAACTAATTCCACATCACCGGTTCTATGGTATATCTCATAAATCATAGCGCTTAAAAGAGGAGGCTGGCTGTAAATTCATAATTAAGCTTATTGTTATATTTTCTATTTGAAAGACCAAAAATTATGAtaataattactttttattGCAAAAGGTGCAGTAAATATATGTTGAGAATGACAAGTGACAACAAATCAAGGTGAAACAAAGAGTGTAAAATTATGATATCATATCCTTTTGAAACGTATTCATTAAGttattcaagatcaaaagtacTAAATTATAACACCcgaaaataaattgtttttttaagtgCAAAAAACGATCAACATATATTTCAGAAAATAGATAAGCAATTAAACATTAATCGTCGCTATAAAAGGTACTCAAATACATCATCTGcacacaaaacaaaaactaattaaaggTTCAAGTTGAGACTTAGACTAGTAATTAAAACTGATGATTTAGAAAGAACAGTAATTATTACTGGATTGAAGGTACTTCACAGATTAGGATTCCGCACATTAAACGTGTGACGTAGTAATTAATTTTGTCCGTCCAATCTCAAAGCAATTTATGTAAATTATTTAAAGATGATTTGATAAAGACTAAGTGGATCGATCTTAAATCAATGATTGAGATCAATTAATGCACGTAAATGTTTGTATTTGTTAATGCCGTCTGAATCCATATTTCACACCACAGCACATTGATTCCACATTAGCATTAACCTATTTTTGACATATATAGTATCAAAAAAATTCTGATTTGTGAAAGATGACAAAAGTTTGAAATCAGTACAAGATACTGGGGGGACCAATAACAAGAGATAAAATTAGATAAAGTAAGGGCAAACAACCATTTTGATCCCGGAATGTCTAAGTCGATGTCACTACA
This portion of the Trifolium pratense cultivar HEN17-A07 linkage group LG3, ARS_RC_1.1, whole genome shotgun sequence genome encodes:
- the LOC123915604 gene encoding probable trehalase isoform X1: MFVFTLILHSSSHSIKSKPIEWDFRKRHSKQNKDLSLPCVNCRHPPVTVSSKSMDDVKPSIPLVSFLERLQQTAFNTFNNHSNFDPKTYVDLPLKFPLSVTDHAFQNLPKSSTGSVSVHDLNRFIQTYFEGAGDDLVYFDPEDFVPVPKDFLPKVKNPEVRAWAIKVHSLWRNLSRKVSSEVKTHPEFHTLLPVIDSVVIPGSRFREVYYWDSYWVIRGLLASKMYKTAKGIVNNLISFIEEYGFVLNGARAYYTNRSQPPLLSAMIYEIYHRTGDVELVKRSLPALLKEHEFWNSDIHKVTVSDAQGCTHTLNRYYARWNKPRPESSIMDKASASKFTSVSEKQQFYRELASAAESGWDFSTRWMRHPPNFTTLSTTSVIPVDLNAFILGMELNIAFFANVTGDHSIAKHFQQISDVRKEAINSVFWNANMKQWLDSWLSNNTHEKVHNWDTLHQNQNVFASNFVPLWMKPFYSDASLVGNVLKSLKTSGLLRAAGIATSLSDSGQQWDFPNGWAPLQHMLVEGLVKSGLEEARSLAEEIAIRWITTNYIVYKKTDVMHEKFDVEHCGEFGGGGEYVPQTGFGWSNGVVLAFLEEFGWPEDRKIEC
- the LOC123915604 gene encoding probable trehalase isoform X2, whose protein sequence is MFVFTLILHSSSHSIKSKPIEWDFRKRHSKQNKDLSLPCVNCRHPPVTVSSKSMDDVKPSIPLVSFLERLQQTAFNTFNNHSNFDPKTYVDLPLKFPLSVTDHAFQNLPKSSTGSVSVHDLNRFIQTYFEGAGDDLVYFDPEDFVPVPKDFLPKVKNPEVRAWAIKVHSLWRNLSRKVSSEVKTHPEFHTLLPVIDSVVIPGSRFREVYYWDSYWVIRGLLASKMYKTAKGIVNNLISFIEEYGFVLNGARAYYTNRSQPPLLSAMIYEIYHRTGDVELVKRSLPALLKEHEFWNSDIHKVTVSDAQGCTHTLNRYYARWNKPRPESSIMDKASASKFTSVSEKQQFYRELASAAESGWDFSTRWMRHPPNFTTLSTTSVIPVDLNAFILGMELNIAFFANVTGDHSIAKHFQQISDVRKEAINSVFWNANMKQWLDSWLSNNTHEVHNWDTLHQNQNVFASNFVPLWMKPFYSDASLVGNVLKSLKTSGLLRAAGIATSLSDSGQQWDFPNGWAPLQHMLVEGLVKSGLEEARSLAEEIAIRWITTNYIVYKKTDVMHEKFDVEHCGEFGGGGEYVPQTGFGWSNGVVLAFLEEFGWPEDRKIEC
- the LOC123915604 gene encoding trehalase isoform X3, translating into MANNFHYILLTLLLFTVTVTVSSKSMDDVKPSIPLVSFLERLQQTAFNTFNNHSNFDPKTYVDLPLKFPLSVTDHAFQNLPKSSTGSVSVHDLNRFIQTYFEGAGDDLVYFDPEDFVPVPKDFLPKVKNPEVRAWAIKVHSLWRNLSRKVSSEVKTHPEFHTLLPVIDSVVIPGSRFREVYYWDSYWVIRGLLASKMYKTAKGIVNNLISFIEEYGFVLNGARAYYTNRSQPPLLSAMIYEIYHRTGDVELVKRSLPALLKEHEFWNSDIHKVTVSDAQGCTHTLNRYYARWNKPRPESSIMDKASASKFTSVSEKQQFYRELASAAESGWDFSTRWMRHPPNFTTLSTTSVIPVDLNAFILGMELNIAFFANVTGDHSIAKHFQQISDVRKEAINSVFWNANMKQWLDSWLSNNTHEKVHNWDTLHQNQNVFASNFVPLWMKPFYSDASLVGNVLKSLKTSGLLRAAGIATSLSDSGQQWDFPNGWAPLQHMLVEGLVKSGLEEARSLAEEIAIRWITTNYIVYKKTDVMHEKFDVEHCGEFGGGGEYVPQTGFGWSNGVVLAFLEEFGWPEDRKIEC
- the LOC123915604 gene encoding trehalase isoform X4, with translation MDDVKPSIPLVSFLERLQQTAFNTFNNHSNFDPKTYVDLPLKFPLSVTDHAFQNLPKSSTGSVSVHDLNRFIQTYFEGAGDDLVYFDPEDFVPVPKDFLPKVKNPEVRAWAIKVHSLWRNLSRKVSSEVKTHPEFHTLLPVIDSVVIPGSRFREVYYWDSYWVIRGLLASKMYKTAKGIVNNLISFIEEYGFVLNGARAYYTNRSQPPLLSAMIYEIYHRTGDVELVKRSLPALLKEHEFWNSDIHKVTVSDAQGCTHTLNRYYARWNKPRPESSIMDKASASKFTSVSEKQQFYRELASAAESGWDFSTRWMRHPPNFTTLSTTSVIPVDLNAFILGMELNIAFFANVTGDHSIAKHFQQISDVRKEAINSVFWNANMKQWLDSWLSNNTHEKVHNWDTLHQNQNVFASNFVPLWMKPFYSDASLVGNVLKSLKTSGLLRAAGIATSLSDSGQQWDFPNGWAPLQHMLVEGLVKSGLEEARSLAEEIAIRWITTNYIVYKKTDVMHEKFDVEHCGEFGGGGEYVPQTGFGWSNGVVLAFLEEFGWPEDRKIEC